One segment of Alligator mississippiensis isolate rAllMis1 chromosome 13, rAllMis1, whole genome shotgun sequence DNA contains the following:
- the FBXL18 gene encoding F-box/LRR-repeat protein 18 isoform X2, producing MSRPREDILGEESGEDCHVMDLMGFSDEILLHILSYVPSTDLVLNVKRACRKLAMLCLDKSLTHTVVLHKDYQVSKDKVKQLLKEIGKEILQLNMAGCYWLPSSTIDHVLRCKNLVKLNLSGCHLTSLRLSKMLSVLQNLRSLAIDVNPGFDASQLSTECKATLSRVLELKQTLYTPSYGVVPCCTSLEKLLLYFEILDRSREGFILSGQLMVGESNVPHYQNLRVFYARLAPGYVNQEVVRLYLAVLSDRTPENLHVFLISAPGSFAETGATKNLLDSMARNVCLDALQLPKSWLNGFSLLQHVKFNNPFYFSFSRCTLSGSYLVQKVINGGKDLKSLTSLNLSGCIHCLAPDSFFRKAEDDIDSSILESLVVSCCNLRHLNLSAAHHHSSENLGKHLCQLLARLKRLLSLALPVCSITDGTANADKPPMQSVTNMLPQGFGKKARVGVQTYSRSVEQGHTKPQTSVFWTLLESLLLLESLELIGSNFSSAMPRNEPAIRNSLPACSRARHVGDAEVAAISQLTYLRNLTLAQLPNILTGSGLIRIGAQCQHLRTLSLANLGMMGKVVYLSAFMDMLKYCKHLRDLRLEQPYFSANAQFFQALSHCSSLQRLCIISRNGTLQSDAVMSFMASCLEVIMCHMFTGESLTACKNLQQSIVRRTGTRTHG from the exons ATGTCCCGCCCCAGGGAG GACATCCTGGGCGAGGAGAGCGGGGAGGACTGCCATGTCATGGACCTGATGGGGTTCTCCGACGAGATTCTTCTGCATATCCTAAGCTATGTCCCTAGCACAGACCTCGTCCTCAATGTCAAGAGAGCCTGCAGGAAGCTCGCGATGCTTTGCCTTGATAAGAGTCTAACCCACACCGTGGTGCTGCACAAGGACTATCAG GTGAGCAAAGACAAAGTGAAGCAGCTACTGAAGGAGATTGGGAAGGAGATCCTCCAGCTGAACATGGCTGGTTGTTACTGGCTGCCCAGCTCCACTATTGACCATGTGCTACGCTGCAAAAACCTGGTGAAACTGAACTTGTCTGGGTGCCACCTGACCTCCCTCCGCCTCTCCAAGATGCTCTCTGTCCTCCAGAACCTGCGCTCACTGGCGATTGACGTGAACCCTGGTTTTGATGCCAGTCAGCTGAGCACTGAATGCAAAGCCACGCTCAGCCGGGTCTTGGAGCTCAAGCAGACCCTGTACACGCCTTCATATGGTGTGGTCCCCTGCTGCACCAGCCTTGAGAAGCTGCTGCTCTATTTCGAGATCCTGGACCGATCCCGAGAAGGGTTTATTCTGTCTGGCCAGCTGATGGTGGGTGAGAGCAACGTCCCCCATTACCAGAACCTCCGTGTCTTCTATGCTAGGCTGGCTCCTGGCTATGTCAATCAGGAGGTGGTGAGGCTGTACCTGGCAGTGTTAAGCGACAGGACTCCGGAGAACCTTCATGTCTTCCTCATTTCTGCTCCTGGCAGTTTTGCAGAGACTGGAGCCACCAAAAATCTCTTGGACTCCATGGCTCGAAATGTTTGTCTAGATGCCTTGCAACTGCCCAAATCCTGGCTTAACGGCTTCAGCCTCCTACAGCACGTGAAGTTCAACAACCCTTTCTACTTCAGCTTCAGCCGCTGTACCCTCTCTGGTAGTTATCTGGTTCAGAAAGTCATTAATGGTGGGAAGGACCTCAAAAGCTTGACCAGTCTGAATCTCAGCGGCTGCATTCACTGTCTGGCTCCGGACTCCTTTTTCCGCAAAGCAGAAGACGATATTGACAGCAGCATCCTGGAAAGTCTGGTGGTGTCTTGCTGCAATCTGAGACACCTGAACCTTTCTGCTGCTCACCATCACAGCTCAGAGAACCTGGGCAAGCATTTGTGCCAGCTCCTGGCACGACTGAAACGCCTGCTGTCTTTGGCACTGCCAGTGTGCTCCATCACAGATGGGACCGCAAATGCGGACAAACCGCCCATGCAGTCGGTGACTAATATGTTGCCCCAAGGGTTTGGGAAGAAAGCCCGTGTTGGGGTGCAGACTTACTCCAGGAGTGTGGAGCAGGGCCACACAAAGCCGCAGACCTCGGTGTTTTGGACTCTGCTGGAGAGCCTGCTGCTTTTGGAAAGCTTGGAACTGATTGGGTCCAACTTCTCCTCTGCCATGCCCCGGAATGAGCCGGCCATTCGGAACtcgctccctgcctgcagccggGCTCGGCACGTGGGGGATGCAGAGGTAGCTGCCATTAGCCAGTTGACCTATTTGCGAAACCTCACCTTAGCCCAGCTGCCCAACATCCTCACTGGGTCTGGGCTCATTAGGATTGGAGCACAGTGCCAGCATCTGCGGACGCTCTCCTTGGCCAACTTGGGCATGATGGGGAAGGTGGTCTATCTGTCTGCCTTCATGGACATGCTGAAGTACTGCAAGCACTTAAGGGATCTCAG GCTAGAGCAGCCATACTTCAGCGCTAATGCCCAGTTCTTCCAGGCATTGAGTCATTGTTCTTCTCTCCAGCGGCTGTGTATCATCTCCCGGAATGGGACTCTGCAGTCTGATGCAGTGATGTCATTCATGGCCAGCTGCCTTGAGGTCATCATGTGCCACATGTTTACGGGGGAATCGCTTACAGCTTGCAAAAATCTTCAGCAGTCGATTGTGCGGAG
- the FBXL18 gene encoding F-box/LRR-repeat protein 18 isoform X1 yields the protein MSRPREDILGEESGEDCHVMDLMGFSDEILLHILSYVPSTDLVLNVKRACRKLAMLCLDKSLTHTVVLHKDYQVSKDKVKQLLKEIGKEILQLNMAGCYWLPSSTIDHVLRCKNLVKLNLSGCHLTSLRLSKMLSVLQNLRSLAIDVNPGFDASQLSTECKATLSRVLELKQTLYTPSYGVVPCCTSLEKLLLYFEILDRSREGFILSGQLMVGESNVPHYQNLRVFYARLAPGYVNQEVVRLYLAVLSDRTPENLHVFLISAPGSFAETGATKNLLDSMARNVCLDALQLPKSWLNGFSLLQHVKFNNPFYFSFSRCTLSGSYLVQKVINGGKDLKSLTSLNLSGCIHCLAPDSFFRKAEDDIDSSILESLVVSCCNLRHLNLSAAHHHSSENLGKHLCQLLARLKRLLSLALPVCSITDGTANADKPPMQSVTNMLPQGFGKKARVGVQTYSRSVEQGHTKPQTSVFWTLLESLLLLESLELIGSNFSSAMPRNEPAIRNSLPACSRARHVGDAEVAAISQLTYLRNLTLAQLPNILTGSGLIRIGAQCQHLRTLSLANLGMMGKVVYLSAFMDMLKYCKHLRDLRLEQPYFSANAQFFQALSHCSSLQRLCIISRNGTLQSDAVMSFMASCLEVIMCHMFTGESLTACKNLQQSIVRSFQAERPALNVVIFPLLHEDLTEVIRDVPMMHLDEITLFKSRVAEEPPNLWW from the exons ATGTCCCGCCCCAGGGAG GACATCCTGGGCGAGGAGAGCGGGGAGGACTGCCATGTCATGGACCTGATGGGGTTCTCCGACGAGATTCTTCTGCATATCCTAAGCTATGTCCCTAGCACAGACCTCGTCCTCAATGTCAAGAGAGCCTGCAGGAAGCTCGCGATGCTTTGCCTTGATAAGAGTCTAACCCACACCGTGGTGCTGCACAAGGACTATCAG GTGAGCAAAGACAAAGTGAAGCAGCTACTGAAGGAGATTGGGAAGGAGATCCTCCAGCTGAACATGGCTGGTTGTTACTGGCTGCCCAGCTCCACTATTGACCATGTGCTACGCTGCAAAAACCTGGTGAAACTGAACTTGTCTGGGTGCCACCTGACCTCCCTCCGCCTCTCCAAGATGCTCTCTGTCCTCCAGAACCTGCGCTCACTGGCGATTGACGTGAACCCTGGTTTTGATGCCAGTCAGCTGAGCACTGAATGCAAAGCCACGCTCAGCCGGGTCTTGGAGCTCAAGCAGACCCTGTACACGCCTTCATATGGTGTGGTCCCCTGCTGCACCAGCCTTGAGAAGCTGCTGCTCTATTTCGAGATCCTGGACCGATCCCGAGAAGGGTTTATTCTGTCTGGCCAGCTGATGGTGGGTGAGAGCAACGTCCCCCATTACCAGAACCTCCGTGTCTTCTATGCTAGGCTGGCTCCTGGCTATGTCAATCAGGAGGTGGTGAGGCTGTACCTGGCAGTGTTAAGCGACAGGACTCCGGAGAACCTTCATGTCTTCCTCATTTCTGCTCCTGGCAGTTTTGCAGAGACTGGAGCCACCAAAAATCTCTTGGACTCCATGGCTCGAAATGTTTGTCTAGATGCCTTGCAACTGCCCAAATCCTGGCTTAACGGCTTCAGCCTCCTACAGCACGTGAAGTTCAACAACCCTTTCTACTTCAGCTTCAGCCGCTGTACCCTCTCTGGTAGTTATCTGGTTCAGAAAGTCATTAATGGTGGGAAGGACCTCAAAAGCTTGACCAGTCTGAATCTCAGCGGCTGCATTCACTGTCTGGCTCCGGACTCCTTTTTCCGCAAAGCAGAAGACGATATTGACAGCAGCATCCTGGAAAGTCTGGTGGTGTCTTGCTGCAATCTGAGACACCTGAACCTTTCTGCTGCTCACCATCACAGCTCAGAGAACCTGGGCAAGCATTTGTGCCAGCTCCTGGCACGACTGAAACGCCTGCTGTCTTTGGCACTGCCAGTGTGCTCCATCACAGATGGGACCGCAAATGCGGACAAACCGCCCATGCAGTCGGTGACTAATATGTTGCCCCAAGGGTTTGGGAAGAAAGCCCGTGTTGGGGTGCAGACTTACTCCAGGAGTGTGGAGCAGGGCCACACAAAGCCGCAGACCTCGGTGTTTTGGACTCTGCTGGAGAGCCTGCTGCTTTTGGAAAGCTTGGAACTGATTGGGTCCAACTTCTCCTCTGCCATGCCCCGGAATGAGCCGGCCATTCGGAACtcgctccctgcctgcagccggGCTCGGCACGTGGGGGATGCAGAGGTAGCTGCCATTAGCCAGTTGACCTATTTGCGAAACCTCACCTTAGCCCAGCTGCCCAACATCCTCACTGGGTCTGGGCTCATTAGGATTGGAGCACAGTGCCAGCATCTGCGGACGCTCTCCTTGGCCAACTTGGGCATGATGGGGAAGGTGGTCTATCTGTCTGCCTTCATGGACATGCTGAAGTACTGCAAGCACTTAAGGGATCTCAG GCTAGAGCAGCCATACTTCAGCGCTAATGCCCAGTTCTTCCAGGCATTGAGTCATTGTTCTTCTCTCCAGCGGCTGTGTATCATCTCCCGGAATGGGACTCTGCAGTCTGATGCAGTGATGTCATTCATGGCCAGCTGCCTTGAGGTCATCATGTGCCACATGTTTACGGGGGAATCGCTTACAGCTTGCAAAAATCTTCAGCAGTCGATTGTGCGGAG TTTCCAGGCCGAGCGCCCGGCATTAAATGTCGTCATTTTCCCTCTGCTCCATGAGGACTTGACCGAAGTCATCAGAGATGTCCCCATGATGCACTTGGACGAAATTACCTTGTTTAAAAGCAGAGTGGCTGAAGAGCCTCCGAACCTGTGGTGGTGA